The proteins below come from a single Corylus avellana chromosome ca3, CavTom2PMs-1.0 genomic window:
- the LOC132174903 gene encoding uncharacterized protein LOC132174903 isoform X1, whose amino-acid sequence MAYFSASSSYSWNLSLKLVLISTGVLTMALALKVSAPVVSDFVVSEIPSIWSFLLSWLRPPYLYILINCIIISIFASSKLQPRPDDPAPEMLAAPPTPTPVKDVREDYVAYGNDDILSRYVYDTAKASVPVVRGVDSEGVEKTSSNEILMNGGHEAVLPGSAWDGGLLKQDSLELLFSNNEKENEKPPVSARFAHRKPVKASPEAGKALGVSRPKRQETLETTWKTITEGRSMPLTRHLKKSDTWEPHMRRNNQPTDENTPPPKMKKCETFPDRSNNSSPGSVRLKREPSLSQDDLNRRVEAFIKKFNDEMRLQRQESLNQYREMMIHRGDQ is encoded by the exons ATGGCGTACTTCTCAGCGAGTTCGAGCTATAGCTGGAACCTTTCTCTGAAGCTTGTCCTGATCTCTACCGGTGTGCTGACCATGGCTTTGGCGCTGAAGGTCTCGGCTCCGGTGGTATCGGATTTCGTGGTATCCGAGATCCCTTCGATTTGGAGCTTCCTGCTGTCCTGGCTCAGGCCTCCCTACCTCTACATCCTCATCAACTGCATCATCATAAGCATCTTCGCCTCATCAAAGCTCCAGCCGAGACCCGACGATCCGGCGCCGGAGATGCTGGCGGCTCCGCCGACACCGACTCCGGTGAAGGATGTACGTGAGGACTATGTGGCTTACGGAAACGACGACATTTTGAGTAGGTACGTTTACGACACGGCGAAGGCTTCGGTTCCTGTGGTGCGGGGGGTGGATTCGGAGGGAGTGGAGAAGACGTCGAGCAATGAGATCTTGATGAACGGTGGTCATGAGGCTGTGCTTCCGGGGTCGGCGTGGGACGGCGGGCTTCTTAAGCAAGACTCCTTGGAGCTTCTGTTTTCGAacaatgagaaagaaaatgagaaaccGCCGGTTTCTGCCAGATTCGCTCATCGGAAGCCTGTGAAAGCCAGTCCTGAAG CAGGGAAGGCCTTGGGAGTGTCGAGGCCGAAGCGGCAGGAGACGTTAGAGACCACGTGGAAGACAATAACGGAGGGCCGTTCGATGCCGTTAACGAGGCACCTGAAGAAGTCCGACACGTGGGAACCGCACATGCGGCGCAACAACCAGCCAACGGACGAGAATACCCCTCCTCCGAAAATGAAGAAGTGCGAGACGTTCCCCGACCGAAGCAACAACTCGTCGCCGGGATCGGTACGACTCAAGAGGGAACCGTCGCTGAGTCAGGACGATCTGAACCGGCGAGTGGA
- the LOC132174903 gene encoding uncharacterized protein LOC132174903 isoform X2, whose translation MAYFSASSSYSWNLSLKLVLISTGVLTMALALKVSAPVVSDFVVSEIPSIWSFLLSWLRPPYLYILINCIIISIFASSKLQPRPDDPAPEMLAAPPTPTPVKDVREDYVAYGNDDILSRYVYDTAKASVPVVRGVDSEGVEKTSSNEILMNGGHEAVLPGSAWDGGLLKQDSLELLFSNNEKENEKPPVSARFAHRKPVKASPEGKALGVSRPKRQETLETTWKTITEGRSMPLTRHLKKSDTWEPHMRRNNQPTDENTPPPKMKKCETFPDRSNNSSPGSVRLKREPSLSQDDLNRRVEAFIKKFNDEMRLQRQESLNQYREMMIHRGDQ comes from the exons ATGGCGTACTTCTCAGCGAGTTCGAGCTATAGCTGGAACCTTTCTCTGAAGCTTGTCCTGATCTCTACCGGTGTGCTGACCATGGCTTTGGCGCTGAAGGTCTCGGCTCCGGTGGTATCGGATTTCGTGGTATCCGAGATCCCTTCGATTTGGAGCTTCCTGCTGTCCTGGCTCAGGCCTCCCTACCTCTACATCCTCATCAACTGCATCATCATAAGCATCTTCGCCTCATCAAAGCTCCAGCCGAGACCCGACGATCCGGCGCCGGAGATGCTGGCGGCTCCGCCGACACCGACTCCGGTGAAGGATGTACGTGAGGACTATGTGGCTTACGGAAACGACGACATTTTGAGTAGGTACGTTTACGACACGGCGAAGGCTTCGGTTCCTGTGGTGCGGGGGGTGGATTCGGAGGGAGTGGAGAAGACGTCGAGCAATGAGATCTTGATGAACGGTGGTCATGAGGCTGTGCTTCCGGGGTCGGCGTGGGACGGCGGGCTTCTTAAGCAAGACTCCTTGGAGCTTCTGTTTTCGAacaatgagaaagaaaatgagaaaccGCCGGTTTCTGCCAGATTCGCTCATCGGAAGCCTGTGAAAGCCAGTCCTGAAG GGAAGGCCTTGGGAGTGTCGAGGCCGAAGCGGCAGGAGACGTTAGAGACCACGTGGAAGACAATAACGGAGGGCCGTTCGATGCCGTTAACGAGGCACCTGAAGAAGTCCGACACGTGGGAACCGCACATGCGGCGCAACAACCAGCCAACGGACGAGAATACCCCTCCTCCGAAAATGAAGAAGTGCGAGACGTTCCCCGACCGAAGCAACAACTCGTCGCCGGGATCGGTACGACTCAAGAGGGAACCGTCGCTGAGTCAGGACGATCTGAACCGGCGAGTGGA